The genomic window ACTACACTTATATAACCTATAAAGGAGTAACTCTAAAAGCTTTATATAAAGACTTATTTTCTACAAATGAGTTCAATAATAAATTTTATTATGATGGAGAATTAGGACTATTTTACTATGAAAATTATTCTACATTTAAACTATGGTCACCTGCCTCTTCTTCTGTATCTGTTTTAATATATGAAAGTGGTGATCCTTCAATTTCTGAAGTACCTAAAGAATATCCTATGCATGAAGATAATGGTGTTTGGAAAATAACTATAAATGATAATTTAAAAAATTTATTCTATACTTACAAAATAAATGTGTATAACAATACTAATGAAGTTGTTGACCCCTATGCTAAAGCAGTAGGTATAAATGGTCTAAGAGGTGCAATTATCGATTTAAAAGAAACTAATCCTATTGATTTTGATAAAGATATATACTATACATTTTACCATAATACAGATGCAATAATCTATGAAATTAGCATTAGGGATATTTCTTCTCATACCACTAGCACAGCTATAAATAAAGGTAAATTTTTAGCTCTTACTGAAAATTCAAATTGTTTGAACCATATCAAAGACTTAGGAATTACTCATGTACAAATTATGCCTTGTTTTGATTTTAGTTACACATGTTTAGATGAAAAAAAACCATCTAAAAACTATAATTGGGGATATAATCCTCAAAACTACAATGTTCCAGAAGGATCTTATTCATCTAATCCTTATGATCCTAAATGTCGAATTATAGAAATAAAAAAAATGATACAACACTTACACAATAATAATATCCTAGTTAATATGGATGTAGTATATAATCATTTATTTCATAAATCAGAAAATATTTTTGAAAAAATATTCCCAGGATATTATTTTAGACTTAATGATTATGGTGAATTTTCTGATGGTTCTGGTTGTGGAAATGACACTGCTTCCGAACACAAAATGATGAGAAAATTTATTATTGATTCTCTCTTATATTGGGTGAAAGAATACCATATAGATGGATTTAGATTTGATCTTATGGGTATACACGATGTTGATACTATAAAATCTATTTATAATACTCTTAAAAACTTTAACAAGCATATAATGCTATATGGTGAAGGGTGGGATCTTAACACTTTATTAGATAAAAACTTAAAAGCCACCGAAAAAAACGCTGAAGCTTTACCAGGTATAGGCTTTTTTAATGAAACTATAAGAGATACTATAAAAGGTAATGTTTTCTCTCAAAATGATAGAGGCTTTGTTAGTGGAAAAAAAGGGTTAGAAAATATATTAAAATACTGTATTACAGCTTGCTGCTTTTCTAATGAAAGCATAGAAAAAAGATATGTAACACCTGAACAGTCAATAAATTACGTATCTTGTCATGATAATTATACCTTATGGGATAAACTTCAGTTTAGTAATAAAAATGATAGTGTAAATGATAGAAAATACATGGTAAAACTTTCCAACGGAATCATATTAACTAGTCAGGGAGTTCCTTTTTTACACTCAGGAGTTGAATTCTGTAGGACAAAAAATGGATCTGAAAATAGTTTTAACTCAGGTGATATTATAAATAGTTTAAATTATAATAGAAAAACTGAGTTTATTGATGTTTATGAATATCATAGAGGATTAATAAAGCTAAGAAAAGAACACCCAGCATTTAGAATGTATTCTACTGAAGATATAAAAAATCACTTAGAATTTTTATCTAATCCCGCTGATAACACTATAGGATTTATAATAAAAAATCATGCTAATAATGATGCTTGGAATACCATTCTAGTCATATATAATCCCAATAAATATGACGTGACATTTAATATACCTTATAGTACTTGGTATAAAGTTGTTAATAAATATAAGGTCTCAACCACTACCCCCTTAGAAACAATAGTTGGTGACACAATTAATGTTGAAAGTATATCTATGGTTGTGATGTATTCAAAAAAATAAAAGTGCGTAATCGCACTTTTATTTTCCAGTTCCTCTTTTTATAACTCCATTTATCGCTATATAATAGTCATTAGAAATTAATTGTTTTTCTATAAGGTTTCCATTTTTATAAACACTTCTATAAACTTTTACTTTATAACCAGTGTGAGGACTTTTAACTTCTTCAGTCTGTCCTGCTGGTAAGCTTGAGTCATTTACATATGTAGTTTTAGCTGGCACTGTAGCATATAACTCTGTGCTCATTTCACAAGTTGTACTCTTTAATTTTTCATTAGAATATATGTTAAACGCCACAACACTACCAGTAGTGTAACCTTCAATATATATTGGATAATCGAAAGTATTTTTAAATTTCAAGTCTATATTTCCCCAGTCTACAGTTGCATCTAATCCTTTATCAACATAATGTGATGGGA from Clostridium sp. MB40-C1 includes these protein-coding regions:
- the pulA gene encoding type I pullulanase; protein product: MNLFKIKILGFSKILIEISNQDYFNINDLIITNNNNFLPIVNFSKTNENSFVLFLKENINIKYYTYITYKGVTLKALYKDLFSTNEFNNKFYYDGELGLFYYENYSTFKLWSPASSSVSVLIYESGDPSISEVPKEYPMHEDNGVWKITINDNLKNLFYTYKINVYNNTNEVVDPYAKAVGINGLRGAIIDLKETNPIDFDKDIYYTFYHNTDAIIYEISIRDISSHTTSTAINKGKFLALTENSNCLNHIKDLGITHVQIMPCFDFSYTCLDEKKPSKNYNWGYNPQNYNVPEGSYSSNPYDPKCRIIEIKKMIQHLHNNNILVNMDVVYNHLFHKSENIFEKIFPGYYFRLNDYGEFSDGSGCGNDTASEHKMMRKFIIDSLLYWVKEYHIDGFRFDLMGIHDVDTIKSIYNTLKNFNKHIMLYGEGWDLNTLLDKNLKATEKNAEALPGIGFFNETIRDTIKGNVFSQNDRGFVSGKKGLENILKYCITACCFSNESIEKRYVTPEQSINYVSCHDNYTLWDKLQFSNKNDSVNDRKYMVKLSNGIILTSQGVPFLHSGVEFCRTKNGSENSFNSGDIINSLNYNRKTEFIDVYEYHRGLIKLRKEHPAFRMYSTEDIKNHLEFLSNPADNTIGFIIKNHANNDAWNTILVIYNPNKYDVTFNIPYSTWYKVVNKYKVSTTTPLETIVGDTINVESISMVVMYSKK